From Chelonia mydas isolate rCheMyd1 chromosome 22, rCheMyd1.pri.v2, whole genome shotgun sequence, the proteins below share one genomic window:
- the KMT2A gene encoding histone-lysine N-methyltransferase 2A isoform X2 — MAHSGRWRFPARPGSGGWGRRGLGGSRLRVPAVRNLRAPEPPPQAGAGEAELGGPGSGGAAGSGGGGAVPGSGGPGGPAAGVGPGFDAALQVSAAIGINLRRFRAACGSEAGSGEDEQFLGFGSDEEVKVRSPTRSPTVKSSPRKPRRRPRSSPDRSSAAHSDSSSVCSPLSKSETMSMEKIKKKEIKSGEKKRGRPPALSSVKFKLSQVKDISDIHKGSKEAKENLKKIKRAPSTTFQHAAKIKKLRTGKLSPLKSKFKTGGKLQIGRKAVQIVRRRGRPPSSERLKTASPLIINSQLEKPQRVRKEKDGTPPLTKEEKTAVRQSPRRIKPVRIIPSTKRTDATIAKQLLQRAKKGAQKKIEKEAAKLQGRKGRTQLKNIRQFIMPVVSAISSRIIKTPKRFIEDEDYDPPIKIARLESTPNSRFSATSCGSSEKSSAASQHSSQMSSDSSRSSSPSVDTSTDSQASEEMQALSEERSNTPEAHTPLPISQSPENDNGDRRSRRFSMSERSFGQRAAKKLSTLQSVSQQQSSSSPPPPLLTPPPPLQPATGISDHTPWLMPPTIPLASPFLPTSAAPMQEKRKSILREPTFRWTSLKHSRSEPQYFSSAKYAKEGLIRKPVFDNFRPPPLTPEDVGFASGFSTSGATAPARLFSALHSGTRFDMHKRSPLLRAPRFTPSEAHSRIFESVTLPSSVSRTTAGTSVTGISSRKRKRRVFSPIRSEPRSPSHSMRTRSGRLSTSDLTTLTPQSSVSSSLTNMSVSSLATSALNSTFTFSSHPLTQSGESAERSQRPRKQISTPAEPFSSTNPTPLFPWFTPSPQTERGRNKDRATEELSKDKDVDKSVEKDKSREKDREREKENKRESRKEKRKKGLEIQSSSALFPVGRVSKEKVVNEDVAAASSVKKAAGRKKSSAIDPVADASAVALVDMTAGKTKMPKKGRGGLEKSDLNLSPTVPPLEKDKALCLSAPSSSTVKHSTSSISSMLAQADKLPMTDKRVASLLKKAKAQLYKIEKSKSLKQADQPKAQGQESDSSETSVRGPRIKHVCRRAAVALGRKRAVFPDDMPTLSALPWEEREKILSSMGNDDKSSIAGSEEAEPLAPPIKPIKPVTRNKAPQEPPVKKGRRSRRCGQCPGCQVPEDCGVCTNCLDKPKFGGRNIKKQCCKMRKCQNLQWMPSKAYLQKQAKVVKKKEKKSKTNEKKESHSGKNQVDSGQKPAPQTVLAKEDNALKKSSEPARKPSEEKNEEGNTSVPVLESKQVTASGARKTGKQAPQPLQVPLCQPPSSGPLKKEVPKTIPSEPKKKQTPQPELGIEQSKQKKVTPRPSFPVKQKPKEKEKPPPVNKPENSTLNLLSTLSNGSSSKQKAPTDGVHRIRVDFKEDCEVENVWEMGGLGILTSVPITPRVVCFLCASSGHVEFVYCQVCCEPFHKFCLEESERPLEDQLENWCCRRCKFCHVCGRQHQATKQLLECNKCRNSYHPECLGPNYPTKPTKKKKVWICTKCVRCKSCGSTTPGKGWDAQWSHDFSLCHDCAKLFAKGNFCPLCDKCYDDDDYESKMMQCGKCDRWVHSKCENLSDLPHCNLRPLLLVLSSATTENSLAPLIVDGKDWGMSRQNEMYEILSNLPESVAYTCINCTEQHPAEWRLALEKELQVSLKQVLTALLNSRTTSHLLRYRQAAKPPDLNPETEESIPSRSSPEGPDPPVLTEVSKQEEQQPLDLEGVKRKMDQGGYTSVLEFSDDIVKIIQAAINSDGGQPEVKKANSMVKSFFIRQMERVFPWFSVKKSRFWEPNKVTSNSGMLPNAVLPPSLDHNYAQWQEREENNHTEQPPLMKKIIPAPKPKGPGEPDSPTPLHPPTPPISSSDRSREDSPELNPPPDVEDNRQCALCLKYGDDSANDAGRLLYIGQNEWTHVNCALWSAEVFEDDDGSLKNVHMAVIRGKQLRCEFCQKSGATVGCCLTSCTSNYHFMCSRAKNCVFLDDKKVYCQRHRDLIRGEVVPENGFEVLRRVFVDFEGISLRRKFLSGLEPENIHMMIGSMTIDCLGILNDLSDCEDKLFPIGYQCSRVYWSTTDARKRCVYTCKIMECRPPVIEPDINSTVEHDENRTIAHSPAPPTETLSKESRNTPEMVNPPSPDRPLHSQTSSSCYYPLISKGPRVRTPIYPLTQRSPGSRPLPSAGSPTPMTHEIVTVGDPLLSSGLRSIGSRRQSTSSLSQQQSKLRMVFPTRVGNTYSRHTVPGVSSIGSSSEHESSAKNIDSFKGSVNLSTSSALAQNSPNSSSSPRMVATSGSKTCHLGGSQSLEIKHSTSSELISKSTSSKGEKTKLSSSKDSDSSAHSFASPGNTKTSTQVLSTSGIELNINKKGTFQEPSSATLSSKDTMPFPSFHQRGPRKDRDLHMDLIQPEKISSVEDIDGKNLKPAGISSRSSASSEHVVSACRDRRQKGKKLTKDTFKEKHSVKTFTDSSQVTASDEGSTKPEFINQVLATEQISQRLCSNVSAEKTGDKSPPAQGASKAPLVQVEVASKEVQAPRKRTVKVTLTPLKMESESQSKNAQKESDAESQSKGAEPTALTELSSTSGSQGDVQGSPSDTPTQESQNNSYPNLPVEDRNLMLQDGTKAQEDGSYKRRYPRRSARARSNMFFGLTPLYGVRSYGEEDIPFYSNSTGKKRGKRSAEGQVDGADDLSTSDEDDLYYYNFTRTVVSSSAEERLGSHNLFKEEEQCNLPKISQLDGVDDGTESDTSVTATTRKVNQVTKRSGKENGTENLKLDRAEEAGEKVQVTKSSTGHKADPKIDNCHAVSRVKTQGQDSLEAQLSSLDTGRRGHASTPSDKNLLDTFNTELLKSDSDNNNSDDCGNILPSDIMDFVLKNTPSMQALGESPESSSSELLTLGEGLGLDSNRGKDMGLFEVFSQQLPTAEPVDSSVSSSISAEEQFELPLELPSDLSVLTTRSPTVPSQNRNRLAVISESALSSSGERSILALPSTESGEKRVTVTEKSASGEGDATLLSPGVDPSPEGHMTPDHFIQGHIDAEHIASPPCAPVEQGHGSNQDLTRNSGTPGLQVPVSPTVPLQNQKYVPNSTDSPGPSQISNAAVQTTPPHLKPATEKLLVVNQNMQPLYVLQTLPNGVTQKIQLTPSGSSTQSVMETNTSVLGPMGSALTLTTELNPSLPSSQSLFPPTSKGLLPMSHHQHLHTFPTATQSGFPPNIGSPASGLLIGVQPPPDPQLLVSEASQRTDLGTTVTTPTSGLGKKRPISRLQSRKNKKLAPSGTPSAIAPSEMVSNMTLINFAPSQLSNSPLDLGTLGNSTPHRTVPNIIKRSKSGVMYFEQASLLPQGVGAAPAAAVGTSSSIIGPDAGHLTTGPVPGLASNSSVLNVVSMQATAAPSTGGSVPGHVLGQGSVTLTSPGLLGDLGSISNLLIKASQQSLGLQEQHMTLPPGSGMFSQLGTSQTPATAAMTAASSICVLPSAQTMGMTVAQSSTDPEGPYQLQHMTQLLAIKNASSQLDLATASAPQLSSFPQLVDIPNNTGLEQSKVSSTVMHASSASPGGSPSSGQQSASSSVLGPTKMKPKIKRIQPPLDKGNGKKHKTPHMWTSPPEVHIPDRGANAVSQVSTAGTPAVKADIQDTSIDQLPQKPSGQPAGQMAILTEPQSVQNTANEQENTGSKASEEEEGTFSSPLMFWLQQEQKRKESLGEKKPKKGLVFEISSDDGFQICAESIEDAWKSLTDKVQEARSNARLKQLSFAGVNGLRMLGIIHDAVVFLIEQLYGAKHCHNYKFRFHKPEETNEPPLNPHGSARAEVHLRKSAFDMFNFLASKHRQPPEYNPNDEEEEEVQLKSARRATSMDLPMPMRFRHLKKTSKEAVGVYRSPIHGRGLFCKRNIDAGEMVIEYSGNVIRSILTDKREKYYDSKGIGCYMFRIDDSEVVDATMHGNAARFINHSCEPNCYSRVINIDGQKHIVIFAMRKIYRGEELTYDYKFPIEDASNKLPCNCGAKKCRKFLN, encoded by the exons TGAAATCTAGTCCACGAAAACCTCGTAGGAGACCCAGAAGCAGTCCCGATCGAAGTTCAGCTGCACACTCAGACTCTTCATCAGTGTGTTCCCCCCTGAGCAAGTCTGAAACCATGTCCATGGAAAAGATAAAGAAGAAGGAAATTAAAAGTGGGGAAAAGAAACGAGGAAGACCTCCAGCACTTAGTAGTGTGAAGTTCAAGTTATCACAAGTAAAGGACATCTCCGATATTCATAAGGGGAGCAAAGAAGCAAAAGAGaatctgaagaaaataaaaagggcaCCATCCACTACATTTCAGCATGCTGCAAAAATCAAGAAGTTACGAACTGGTAAACTCTCCCCACTGAAGTCTAAATTCAAGACTGGGGGGAAACTTCAGATTGGGAGGAAAGCGGTTCAGATTGTGCGCAGGAGAGGAAGGCCACCCTCTTCAGAACGTTTAAAGACTGCCTCACCACTAATCATTAATTCACAGCTGGAGAAACCCCAGAGGGTACGTAAGGAGAAAGATGGCACACCACCACtcacaaaagaagaaaagactgCTGTCAGACAGAGCCCGCGCAGGATTAAGCCTGTTAGGATTATTCCTTCTACTAAGAGGACAGATGCAACAATTGCTAAGCAACTCTTGCAGAGGGCTAAAAAGGGGGCACAAAAGAAGATTGAGAAAGAAGCAGCTAAACTGCAGGGTAGAAAGGGAAGGACTCAGCTCAAAAACATCCGGCAGTTCATCATGCCAGTTGTGAGTGCTATCTCTTCGCGGATCATTAAAACACCCAAGCGATTCATTGAAGATGAAGACTATGATCCTCCTATAAAAATAGCTCGCCTCGAGTCCACACCAAACAGCAGGTTTAGTGCTACATCTTGTGGGTCCAGTGAAAAATCAAGTGCGGCTTCTCAGCACTCATCTCAGATGTCTTCAGATTCCTCACGATCTAGTAGTCCTAGTGTAGATACATCTACCGACTCTCAGGCGTCCGAGGAGATGCAGGCACTTTCCGAAGAACGCAGCAATACTCCAGAAGCTCATACCCCTTTACCTATTTCTCAGTCCCCAGAAAATGATAACGGTGATAGGAGAAGCAGGAGGTTTTCAATGTCAGAAAGGAGTTTCGGCCAAAGGGCAGCTAAAAAACTGTCAACCTTGCAAAGTGTGTCCCAGCAGCagtcctcttcctctcctcctccacctctgctcactcctcccccaccattACAGCCTGCTACTGGCATCTCAGACCACACACCTTGGCTTATGCCTCCAACGATACCATTGGCTTCACCTTTTCTGCCCACCTCTGCTGCACCCATGCAAGAGAAACGGAAATCAATTCTACGAGAACCAACATTCAGGTGGACCTCTCTGAAGCATTCTAGGTCAGAACCACAGTACTTTTCCTCAGCAAAGTATGCCAAAGAAGGTCTCATCCGTAAACCAGTATTTGATAACTTTAGACCTCCACCACTGACTCCAGAGGATGTTGGCTTTGCATCTGGTTTTTCAACATCTGGTGCTACGGCTCCAGCTCGCTTGTTTTCTGCTCTTCATTCTGGAACAAGATTTGATATGCACAAAAGAAGTCCTCTGCTTCGAGCTCCAAGATTCACTCCAAGTGAGGCCCACTCCAGAATTTTTGAATCTGTAACCTTGCCTTCATCTGTTAGTCGAACCACTGCAGGAACTTCTGTGACAGGCATATCTTCTAGGAAACGAAAGAGAAGAGTGTTTAGCCCGATCCgatcagaacccagatctccttcACACTCCATGaggacaagaagtggaagacttaGTACCTCTGACCTGACAACTCTCACCCCTCAATCTTCTGTCTCTTCCTCACTAACTAACATGTCTGTTAGTTCTCTTGCCACTAGTGCCTTAAACTcaacttttactttttcttcccaTCCCCTGACCCAGTCTGGGGAATCAGCAGAGAGAAGCCAGAGACCAAGGAAGCAGATCAGCACTCCAGCTGAGCCTTTCTCATCCACTAATCCTACTCCTCTCTTTCCCTGGTTCACACCAAGTccccagacagagagagggagaaataaaGACAGGGCTACAGAGGAACTGTCCAAAGATAAAGACGTTGACAAAAGTGTGGAAAAGGACAAGagcagagagaaagacagagaaagagaaaaagagaacaaACGCGAATcgagaaaagagaaaaggaaaaaagggttAGAAATTCAAAGTAGCTCTGCTTTGTTTCCTGTAGGTAGAGTGTCCAAAGAAAAAGTTGTTAATGAAGATGTTGCAGCAGCATCTTCAGTTAAAAAAGCTGCGGGGCGGAAGAAGTCTTCAGCAATAGATCCTGTGGCAGATGCTTCCGCTGTGGCTCTTGTAGATATGACAGCTGGCAAAACCAAAATGCCTAAGAAAGGTAGAGGGGGCTTAGAAAAATCAGATCTAAACCTAAGCCCCACTGTTCCGCCCCTGGAGAAAGACAAAGCCCTATGCCTCTCTGCTCCTTCGTCAAGCACTGTTAAACATTCCacttcctccatcagctctatgtTGGCTCAAGCGGACAAACTTCCAATGACTGATAAGAGGGTGGCTAGTCTCCTAAAAAAGGCTAAAGCCCAGCTGTACAAGATTGAGAAGAGCAAATCCCTCAAACAAGCAGATCAGCCAAAAGCACAG GGTCAAGAGAGTGATTCATCAGAGACTTCAGTGCGAGGACCACGAATAAAACATGTCTGCAGGAGGGCGGCTGTAGCACTAGGCCGTAAGCGGGCAGTGTTTCCTGATGACATGCCTACTCTGAGTGCCTTACCATGGGAAGAACGAGAGAAGATATTGTCTTCCATGGGGAATGATG ataaGTCATCAATAGCTGGCTCAGAAGAGGCTGAACCCCTTGCTCCACCTATCAAACCAATTAAGCCAGTTACCAGAAACAAGGCACCCCAAGAGCCTCCAGTGAAGAAAGGTCGGCGCTCAAGGCGCTGTGGGCAGTGCCCAGGCTGCCAGGTCCCAGAGGACTGTGGTGTCTGTACTAACTGTCTAGACAAACCGAAGTTTGGTGGACGCAACATAAAGAAACAGTGCTGCAA GatgaggaaatgccagaatctGCAATGGATGCCTTCAAAGGCCTATCTCCAGAAGCAAGCTAAAG TtgtgaaaaagaaagagaagaaatccAAGACCAATGAAAAGAAAGAGAGCCATTCTGGGAAGAACCAAGTGGATTCTGGACAGAAACCAGCTCCTCAGACTGTTTTAGCAAAAGAAGATAATGCCTTGAAGAAGAGCAGTGAACCTGCCCGAAAGCCAAGTGAGGAGAAGAATGAAGAGGGAAATACCTCTGTCCCAGTGTTGGAATCCAAACAGGTCACTGCTTCTGGTGCCAGAAAAACTGGCAAACAGGCACCCCAGCCATTGCAAGTTCCCCTTTGTCAGCCGCCTAGCTCAGGACCACTGAAAAAAGAAGTACCTAAAACCATCCCTAGCGAGCCCAAGAAAAAACAGACACCCCAACCAGAATTAG GCATAGAGCAAAGCAAACAGAAGAAAGTTACTCCCCGTCCAAGTTTCCCTGTGAAACAGAAACCAAAAGAAAAG GAAAAACCTCCTCCAGTCAACAAGCCAGAGAACAGCACACTAAATTTGCTCAGTACTCTGTCAAATGGAAGCAGTTCCAAGCAAAAGGCACCTACGGATGGAGTCCACAGGATCAGAGTGGACTTCAAG GAGGATTGTGAAGTGGAGAACGTTTGGGAGATGGGCGGGTTAGGCATTCTGACCTCGGTACCTATCACTCCCAGAGTGGTCTGCTTTCTCTGTGCCAGCAGTGGACACGTGGAG TTTGTGTATTGTCAGGTCTGTTGTGAGCCTTTCCACAAGTTCTGTTTAGAAGAGAGTGAGCGCCCTCTGGAGGACCAGTTGGAAAACTGGTGCTGTCGTCGTTGCAAGTTCTGTCATGTATGTGGGAGACAGCACCAGGCCACAAAG cagTTGTTGGAGTGTAATAAGTGCCGAAACAGCTATCACCCTGAGTGCCTGGGACCAAACTACCCAACAAAACCCACCAAGAAAAAGAAAGTTTGG ATCTGTACCAAATGTGTTCGCTGCAAGAGCTGTGGTTCAACAACTCCAGGCAAAGGATGGGATGCACAGTGGTCTCATGACTTCTCACTGTGTCATGATTGTGCCAAACTCTTTGCTAAAG GAAACTTCTGCCCACTCTGTGACAAGTGCTATGATGACGATGACTATGAGAGTAAGATGATGCAGTGTGGGAAGTGTGATCGCTGGGTCCACTCCAAATGTGAAAATCTTTCAG acctcccccactgcaacttgagaccattgcttcttgttctgtcatctgctaccactgagaacagcctagctccattgattGTTGATGGGAAAGACTGGGGTATGTCTAGACAAA ATGAGATGTATGAAATCCTCTCTAACCTTCCTGAGAGTGTGGCATACACCTGCATTAACTGCACAGAGCAGCACCCTGCTGAATGGCGGCTGGCACTGGAAAAGGAGCTGCAAGTTTCTTTGAAGCAGGTTTTAACAGCCTTGTTAAATTCCAGGACTACCAGTCACTTACTTCGTTACAGACAG GCAGCCAAGCCACCTGATTTAAATCCTGAGACAGAAGAGAGTATCCCATCCAGAAGTTCTCCTGAAGGTCCAGATCCTCCTGTTCTAACAGAGGTCAGcaagcaggaggagcagcagcctctggacctggaaggagtgaaaagaaaaatggatCAAGGAGGTTACACTTCCGTG TTGGAATTTAGTGACGATATTGTGAAGATTATTCAAGCAGCCATTAATTCAGATGGAGGGCAGCCAGAAGTTAAAAAAGCTAATAGCATGGTCAAGTCCTTCTTTATTCGG caaaTGGAGCGTGTTTTTCCATGGTTCAGTGTAAAAAAATCCAGGTTTTGGGAGCCAAATAAAGTAACAAGCAA CAGTGGAATGTTGCCGAATGCAGTGCTGCCCCCTTCACTTGACCATAATTATGCTCAGTGGCAGGAGCGTGAAGAGAATAACCACACTGAACAGCCCCCTTTGATGAAGAAAATCATTCCAGCTCCAAAACCCAAAGGGCCTGGAGAACCAGATTCACCAACACCGCTGCATCCGCCGACACCACCTATCTCTA GCTCTGATAGAAGCCGGGAGGATAGCCCTGAacttaatccacctcctgatgtaGAAGACAACAGGCAGTGTGCACTCTGTCTGAAATATGGCGATGATAGTGCTAAC GATGCTGGACGTCTCCTGTACATTGGCCAGAACGAATGGACACATGTAAACTGTGCTTTATGGTCAGCAGAAGTGTTTGAGGATGATGATGGGTCTCTGAAAAATGTACACATGGCTGTGATCAGAGGGAAGCAGTTG AGATGCGAGTTCTGCCAAAAGTCGGGCGCCACAGTAGGCTGCTGCCTCACTTCCTGCACGAGCAACTATCACTTCATGTGCTCCCGAGCCAAGAACTGTGTCTTTCTGGACGATAAGAAAGTGTACTGCCAGCGGCATCGCGACTTGATCAGAGGAGAG GTGGTACCGGAGAATGGGTTTGAAGTTCTTAGAAGAGTTTTTGTGGACTTTGAAGGGATCAGTTTGAGAAGAAAATTTCTTAGTGGCCTGGAGCCAGAAAACATCCACATGATGATTG GTTCAATGACTATAGACTGCTTGGGAATTCTGAATGATCTGTCAGACTGTGAAGACAAGCTGTTCCCCATTGGTTATCA GTGTTCCAGGGTGTACTGGAGCACAACAGATGCTCGGAAGCGCTGTGTGTATACTTGTAAGATCATGGAATGTCGACCTCCTGTCATAGAGCCAGATATCAATAGCACTGTAGAGCATGATGAGAACAGGACGATTGCTCATAGTCCAGCACCCCCAACAG AAACTCTATCCAAAGAGAGTCGAAATACACCAGAAATGGTGAACCCTCCATCTCCAGATCGTCCCCTGCATTCTCAGACCTCCAGTTCCTGTTACTATCCTCTGATCTCAAAAGGTCCCAGGGTCAGGACACCAATCTATCCCCTAACACAGCGGTCTCCCGGGTCTAGGCCTTTGCCCTCTGCAG GAAGTCCTACGCCAATGACCCATGAAATAGTAACAGTGGGAGACCCTTTATTATCATCTGGACTTAGAAGCATTGGCTCTAGGAGACAGAGTACCTCCTCTTTGTCACAACAGCAGTCAAAACTCCGAATGGTTTTTCCCACCAGAGTTGGGAACACTTACTCCAGACACACTGTGCCTGGAGTATCTAGTATCGGATCCTCATCAGAACATGAATCAAGCGCAAAAAATATAGACAGCTTCAAAGGGTCAGTGAATTTAAGCACTTCAAGTGCGTTAGCTCAAAATAGCCCTAACTCTTCAAGCTCTCCAAGAATGGTAGCTACAAGTGGAAGTAAAACTTGTCATTTGGGTGGATCTCAGTCTTTAGAAATAAAACACTCTACCAGTTCAGAGTTGATTTCCAAAAGCACATCTTCAAAGGGAGAGAAGACAAAATTGTCGAGTTCAAAGGACTCAGATTCTTCAGCTCATAGCTTTGCTTCACCTGGGAATACTAAAACGTCCACCCAAGTGCTTAGTACATCAGGCATAGaattaaacattaataaaaagGGAACTTTTCAAGAACCTTCTTCTGCAACACTTTCTTCCAAAGATACAATGCCCTTTCCATCTTTTCATCAGAGAGGCCCAAGGAAAGATAGAGACCTACATATGGACCTCATACAACCAGAAaaaatctcttctgttgaagaCATAGATGGAAAGAACTTAAAGCCTGCTGGAATAAGTAGCAGGTCTTCTGCATCAAGTGAGCATGTGGTTTCCGCTTGCAGAGACAGAcgacagaaaggaaaaaagttaaCAAAAGACACTTTCAAAGAGAAACATTCTGTAAAAACTTTTACAGACTCAAGTCAAGTGACAGCCAGTGATGAAGGAAGCACAAAACCAGAATTTATCAATCAGGTTTTGGCAACTGAACAGATTAGTCAGAGGTTGTGTAGTAATGTTTCTGCTGAGAAAACTGGGGATAAGTCTCCACCTGCACAAGGGGCATCTAAAGCTCCATTGGTGCAAGTTGAAGTGGCCTCCAAGGAAGTGCAGGCTCCTAGAAAACGCACAGTTAAAGTAACCCTGACTCCTCTCAAGATGGAAAGTGAAAGCCAATCTAAAAATGCACAGAAAGAAAGTGATGCCGAATCGCAGAGTAAGGGTGCAGAACCAACTGCTTTGACAGAGCTGTCTTCAACTTCTGGAAGCCAAGGAGATGTTCAGGGAAGTCCAAGTGATACTCCTACCCAGGAATCTCAAAATAATTCTTATCCGAATCTGCCCGTTGAAGACAGAAACTTGATGCTTCAGGATGGAACTAAAGCTCAGGAAGATGGTTCCTACAAGCGGAGATATCCCCGGCGAAGTGCTCGGGCAAGATCTAACATGTTCTTTGGATTAACTCCTTTGTATGGTGTGAGATCTTATGGAGAGGAAGACATTCCATTCTACAGCAACTCAACTGGGAAGAAGCGAGGAAAGAGGTCTGCAGAAGGACAAGTAGATGGTGCAGATGACTTAAGTACTTCTGATGAAGATGATTTGTACTACTACAATTTCACTAGGACAGTGGTTTCCTCAAGTGCAGAAGAGAGGCTTGGATCCCATAATTTATTCAAGGAGGAGGAGCAGTGCAATCTTCCAAAAATCTCCCAGCTAGATGGTGTGGATGATGGAACAGAAAGTGATACAAGTGTTACAGCAACAACAAGAAAAGTAAATCAGGTAACCAAAAGAAGTGGCAAAGAAAATGGGACTGAAAACTTAAAACTTGATCGAGCTGAAGAAGCTGGAGAGAAAGTACAGGTCACCAAGAGCTCTACTGGCCATAAAGCTGACCCAAAGATTGATAATTGCCATGCGGTAAGCAGGGTTAAAACACAGGGTCAGGATTCCTTGGAAGCTCAGCTAAGTTCCTTGGACACAGGCCGTAGAGGTCATGCTAGCACACCCTCAGATAAGAACTTATTGGATACTTTTAACACAGAACTGCTAAAATCAGACTCTGACAATAACAATAGCGATGACTGTGGAAACATTCTCCCTTCGGACATCATGGACTTTGTACTAAAGAATACACCATCGATGCAGGCTTTAGGAGAAAGCCCGGAGTCATCTTCATCTGAACTTCTAACACTGGGGGAAGGGCTAGGTCTTGATAGTAATCGTGGCAAGGACATGGGTTTGTTTGAAGTGTTTTCTCAACAGCTGCCAACTGCTGAACCAGTGGATAGTAGTGTTTCTTCCTCTATATCAGCAGAGGAGCAGTTTGAGCTGCCTTTAGAACTTCCATCAGATCTCTCCGTTCTAACTACTCGTAGTCCTACTGTGCCCAGCCAAAACCGCAACAGGCTTGCTGTAATTTCAGAGTCTGCACTCTCATCTTCGGGAGAGAGGTCTATACTGGCTTTACCTTCCACAGAATCTGGAGAGAAGAGAGTTACAGTTACAGAAAAATCTGCCTCTGGTGAAGGGGATGCAACTCTTCTAAGCCCAGGGGTAGACCCAAGCCCTGAAGGACATATGACTCCTGATCATTTCATCCAAGGTCACATAGATGCAGAGCACATAGCCAGCCCACCTTGCGCCCCAGTAGAGCAAGGACATGGCAGCAACCAGGATTTAACTAGGAACAGCGGTACTCCTGGACTCCAAGTGCCAGTATCTCCTACTGTTCCTCTTCAAAACCAAAAATACGTTCCAAACTCCACTGACAGTCCTGGTCCATCTCAGATTTCTAATGCTGCAGTACAGACAACCCCACCCCACCTAAAACCAGCCACTGAAAAACTTCTGGTAGTCAATCAAAATATGCAGCCTCTGTATGTCCTCCAGACTCTTCCCAATGGTGTTACACAAAAAATACAGCTGACTCCTTCTGGTAGTTCCACACAGAGCGTAATGGAGACCAATACTTCAGTGCTAGGGCCCATGGGAAGTGCACTTACATTGACTACGGAATTAAATCCAAGCCTGCCATCATCTCAGTCTTTATTCCCCCCTACTAGCAAAGGACTGCTGCCTATGTCCCATCACCAGCATTTGCATACCTTTCCCACAGCTACTCAGAGTGGTTTCCCACCAAATATTGGCAGTCCTGCATCAGGTCTCCTTATTGGTGTACAGCCACCTCCTGATCCTCAGCTTTTAGTGTCTGAAGCAAGCCAGAGGACAGACCTTGGCACTACAGTTACCACCCCGACCTCTGGCCTTGGGAAGAAAAGGCCAATATCCCGACTGCAGTCCCGAAAGAATAAAAAGCTAGCTCCATCTGGAACCCCTTCTGCCATAGCGCCTTCTGAGATGGTTTCCAACATGACTTTGATTAATTTTGCTCCCTCCCAACTTTCCAACAGCCCATTAGATTTGGGGACCCTTGGAAATTCAACACCCCATAGAACTGTTCCCAATATTATTAAAAGGTCTAAGTCTGGAGTCATGTATTTTGAGCAAGCGTCTTTGCTGCCCCAAGGTGtgggagcagcccctgctgcgGCAGTTGGCACTTCATCCAGCATTATTGGACCAGATGCCGGCCACCTCACGACAGGGCCAGTGCCGGGACTAGCATCAAATTCATCAGTGCTGAATGTTGTGTCCATGCAGGCCACAGCAGCACCTAGCACTGGTGGGTCAGTACCTGGCCATGTTTTGGGACAGGGTTCTGTAACATTAACTAGCCCTGGATTGTTGGGAGACCTTGGCTCAATAAGCAATCTTTTGATCAAAGCCAGTCAGCAAAGTCTTGGTCTTCAGGAACAGCACATGACTTTGCCACCAGGTTCTGGGATGTTTTCACAACTGGGGACGTCGCAAACTCCAGCTACAGCAGCAATGACAGCTGCATCAAGCATATGTGTATTGCCTTCAGCACAGACTATGGGCATGACAGTTGCTCAATCATCCACTGACCCAGAAGGTCCTTATCAGCTTCAGCATATGACACAACTTTTAGCCATCAAAAATGCTTCTTCTCAGCTGGATCTTGCCACTGCTTCAGCACCTCAGTTGTCAAGCTTTCCACAGTTAGTGGACATTCCTAACAACACAGGACTCGAGCAAAGCAAGGTTTCCTCAACTGTAATGCATGCCAGTTCAGCTTCGCCTGGAGGCTCCCCGTCATCTGGCCAACAGTCTGCAAGTAGCTCAGTGCTTGGTCCCACAAAAATGAAGCCAAAAATTAAACGAATTCAACCGCCTTTAGACAAAGGGAATGGAAAGAAGCATAAAACTCCTCACATGTGGACCAGTCCCCCTGAAGTACACATTCCAGACAGAGGGGCCAATGCTGTATCCCAGGTCTCAACTGCAGG GACTCCTGCAGTGAAGGCAGACATTCAAGATACAAGTATAGATCAGCTACCACAAAAGCCATCTGGGCAGCCTGCAGG GCAAATGGCAATTCTTACAGAGCCACAGTCAGTGCAGAACACAGCAAATGAGCAAGAAAATACAG GATCCAAAGcttctgaggaggaggaaggcactTTCAGCTCCCCGCTTATGTTTTGGCTGCAGCAAGaacaaaagaggaaagaaagtcTTGGTGAGAAGAAGCCAAAGAAAGGACTAGTTTTCGAGATCTCAAGTGATGACGGTTTTCAGATCTGTGCAGAAAGTATTGAAG ATGCCTGGAAATCACTGACTGATAAAGTTCAAGAAGCTCGTTCCAATGCCCGTCTGAAGCAGCTATCGTTTGCAG